Proteins encoded by one window of Xiphophorus couchianus chromosome 13, X_couchianus-1.0, whole genome shotgun sequence:
- the LOC114155810 gene encoding gastrula zinc finger protein XlCGF8.2DB-like isoform X1 produces the protein MVVPIFETTYHAESEADKKQDIFQEAADSEDQNQERRKPFSCAICKKRFTFKSAFEPHMRTHSGEKPFSCVNCGKSFRRKPHLTRHMMIHTGEKPFSCVNCGKSFRRKPHLTRHMMIHTGEKPFSCVNCGKSFTLKWELTQHMMIHTGEKPFSCVNCGKSFHRKPHLTKHMVIHTGEKPFSCVNCGKSFSRKHALTRHMMIHTGEKPFSCVNCGKSFSQKRELTEHLMIHTGEKPFSCVNCGKRYSGKRELTRHMMIHTGEKPFSCVNCGKSFRLKQALTKHMMIHTGEKPFSCVNCGKSFRRKPHLTQHMMIHTGEKPFSCVTCGKCFRHKINLTRHLRRHIGEKL, from the exons ATGGTGGTTCCTATTTTCGAGACAACATACCACGCTGAATCAGAAGCAGACAAGAAACAAGacatcttccaggaagctgctgattCTGAGGaccaaaatcaggaaagaagaaaacctttctcatgtgcCATATGTAAAAAACGTTTCACTTTCAAATCTGCTTTTGAGcctcacatgagaactcactctggtgaaaagccattttcatgtgtgaactgtggaaaaa gttttcgTCGAAAACCgcatttaactcggcacatgatgattcacactggtgaaaagccgttttcatgtgtgaactgtggaaaaagttttcgtCGAAAACCgcatttaactcggcacatgatgattcacactggtgaaaagccgttttcatgtgtgaactgtggaaaaagttttactcTAAAATGGGagttaactcagcacatgatgattcacactggtgaaaagccgttttcatgtgtgaactgtggaaaaagttttcatcGAAAACCGcatttaactaagcacatggtgattcacactggtgaaaagccattttcatgtgtgaactgtggaaaaagttttagtcgaaaacatgcgttaactcggcacatgatgattcacactggtgaaaagccattttcatgtgtgaactgtggaaaaagttttagtcaaaaacggGAGTTAACTGAGCACCTGATGATtcatactggtgaaaagccattttcgtgtgtgaactgtggaaaacgtTATAGTGGAAAACGGGagttaactcggcacatgatgattcacactggtgaaaagccgttttcatgtgtgaactgtggaaaaagttttcgtCTAAAACAGGCGttaactaagcacatgatgattcacactggtgaaaagccgttttcatgtgtgaactgtggaaaaagttttcgtCGAAAACcgcatttaactcagcacatgatgattcacactggtgaaaagccattttcatgtgtaacctgtggaaaatgttttcgtcacaaaattaatttaactcGGCACTTGAGGCGTCACATAGGTGAAAAGCTGTAG
- the LOC114155810 gene encoding gastrula zinc finger protein XlCGF8.2DB-like isoform X2 yields the protein MVVPIFETTYHAESEADKKQDIFQEAADSEDQNQERRKPFSCAICKKRFTFKSAFEPHMRTHSGEKPFSCVNCGKSISQKWELTRHMMIHTGEKPFSCVNCGKGFRRKPHLTRHMMIHTGEKPFSCVNCGKSFRRKPHLTRHMMIHTGEKPFSCVNCGKSFTLKWELTQHMMIHTGEKPFSCVNCGKSFHRKPHLTKHMVIHTGEKPFSCVNCGKSFSRKHALTRHMMIHTGEKPFSCVNCGKSFSQKRELTEHLMIHTGEKPFSCVNCGKRYSGKRELTRHMMIHTGEKPFSCVNCGKSFRLKQALTKHMMIHTGEKPFSCVNCGKSFRRKPHLTQHMMIHTGEKPFSCVTCGKCFRHKINLTRHLRRHIGEKL from the coding sequence ATGGTGGTTCCTATTTTCGAGACAACATACCACGCTGAATCAGAAGCAGACAAGAAACAAGacatcttccaggaagctgctgattCTGAGGaccaaaatcaggaaagaagaaaacctttctcatgtgcCATATGTAAAAAACGTTTCACTTTCAAATCTGCTTTTGAGcctcacatgagaactcactctggtgaaaagccattttcatgtgtgaactgtggaaaaagtattAGTCAAAAATGGGagttaactcggcacatgatgattcacactggtgaaaagccgttttcatgtgtgaactgtggaaaaggttttcgTCGAAAACCgcatttaactcggcacatgatgattcacactggtgaaaagccgttttcatgtgtgaactgtggaaaaagttttcgtCGAAAACCgcatttaactcggcacatgatgattcacactggtgaaaagccgttttcatgtgtgaactgtggaaaaagttttactcTAAAATGGGagttaactcagcacatgatgattcacactggtgaaaagccgttttcatgtgtgaactgtggaaaaagttttcatcGAAAACCGcatttaactaagcacatggtgattcacactggtgaaaagccattttcatgtgtgaactgtggaaaaagttttagtcgaaaacatgcgttaactcggcacatgatgattcacactggtgaaaagccattttcatgtgtgaactgtggaaaaagttttagtcaaaaacggGAGTTAACTGAGCACCTGATGATtcatactggtgaaaagccattttcgtgtgtgaactgtggaaaacgtTATAGTGGAAAACGGGagttaactcggcacatgatgattcacactggtgaaaagccgttttcatgtgtgaactgtggaaaaagttttcgtCTAAAACAGGCGttaactaagcacatgatgattcacactggtgaaaagccgttttcatgtgtgaactgtggaaaaagttttcgtCGAAAACcgcatttaactcagcacatgatgattcacactggtgaaaagccattttcatgtgtaacctgtggaaaatgttttcgtcacaaaattaatttaactcGGCACTTGAGGCGTCACATAGGTGAAAAGCTGTAG